A single genomic interval of Lathyrus oleraceus cultivar Zhongwan6 chromosome 7, CAAS_Psat_ZW6_1.0, whole genome shotgun sequence harbors:
- the LOC127104488 gene encoding DNA replication licensing factor MCM6, with protein sequence MEAFGGYLVDEKAVRVENAFLDFLKSFRSGQRNELYYEAEIEVMRANESNTMFIDFEHVIRFSDLLQKAISDEYLRFEPYLQNACKRFVMELKPTFISDDNPNKDINVAFYNIPIVKRLRELATSEIGRLVSVTGVVTRTSEVRPELLQGTFKCLECGGVIKNVEQQFKYTEPTICPNATCNNRTRWALLRQESKFTDWQRVRMQETSKEIPAGSLPRSLDVILRHEIVEHARAGDTVIFTGTVIVIPDILALASPGERSECRREASQRKGSSSGNEGVRGLRALGVRDLSYRLAFIANSVQICDGRREIDIRNRKKDSEEDDLLFSQQELDEVQRMRNTPDFFTKLVESVAPTIFGHQDIKRAILLMLMSGVHKSTHEGISLRGDINVCIVGDPSCAKSQFLKYTSSIVPRSVYTSGKSSSAAGLTATVAKEPETGEFCIEAGALMLADNGICCIDEFDKMDIRDQVAIHEAMEQQTISITKAGIQATLNARTSILAAANPAGGRYDKSKPLKYNVALPPAILSRFDLVYIMIDDPDDNTDYHIASHIVRVHQKREDALAPTFTTAELKRYIAYAKTLKPKLTSDARKLLVDSYVALRRADTNPGSRVAYRMTVRQLEALIRLSEAIARCHLDNQVQPRHVRLAVKLLQTSIIRVESSEIDLSEFQDQDREEEAGSGDGNNNNNDADGTNGDNEKAADESNPQRKKSTVTDEYFQRITRALVTRLRQHEETVVEQGSDLAGMRQRDLIKWYVDQQNEKNNYSSIEEAKTEVSQIKAIIEILIRREGHLIVVDDGRQAAAEAAGAEQTESAARNDRILAVAPHYVVD encoded by the exons ATGGAAGCTTTCGGCGGTTACTTGGTTGATGAGAAAGCCGTTAGGGTTGAGAACGCTTTCTTAGATTTTCTCAAAAG TTTTAGATCCGGACAACGGAATGAACTATATTACGAAGCGGAGATTGAAGTGATGAGAGCTAACGAGTCCAACACCATGTTCATCGATTTCGAGCATGTCATCAGATTCAGTGATCTTCTTCAGAAAGCTATCTCCGATGAATATTTGAG GTTTGAACCTTACTTGCAGAACGCTTGCAAGAGGTTTGTTATGGAGCTCAAGCCAACTTTTATATCTGATGATAACCCTAACAAGGACATCAATGTTGCCTTCTATAACATTCCAATTGTTAAGAG GTTAAGAGAGTTGGCTACATCAGAGATTGGGAGGCTTGTATCTGTAACAGGAGTGGTAACAAGGACAAGTGAGGTTCGGCCCGAGCTTCTCCAAGGGACTTTCAAGTGTCTAGAATGTGGAGGGGTTATAAAGAATGTTGAGCAGCAGTTCAAGTATACTGAG CCAACAATCTGTCCGAATGCCACCTGTAACAATAGAACAAGGTGGGCTCTGCTGCGCCAAGAGAGCAAATTTACTGATTGGCAAAGGGTCAGAATGCAGGAAACTTCCAAAGAGATACCTGCGGGCTCTTTGCCAAGGTCATTGGATGTTATTCTCCGTCATGAGATTGTGGAACATGCTAGGGCTGGTGACAC AGTGATTTTTACTGGCACTGTAATTGTCATACCTGATATATTGGCATTGGCATCCCCTGGAGAGAGATCAGAATGTCGTAGGGAAGCTTCTCAACGCAAGGGTTCTTCATCTGGAAATGAAGGTGTGAGGGGCCTTAGGGCTTTGGGAGTCAGAGACCTCTCATATCGTCTGGCTTTTATCGCTAACTCTGTTCAG ATTTGTGATGGTAGAAGAGAAATAGACATCAGGAATAGGAAGAAGGATTCAGAGGAAGATGACCTGCTATTTTCT CAACAGGAACTGGATGAAGTTCAACGAATGAGGAACACCCCAGATTTCTTCACAAAACTTGTTGAGAGTGTTGCTCCTACTATTTTTGGTCATCAAGATATAAAGCGAGCAATCCTTCTTATGCTTATGAGTGGGGTCCATAAATCTACTCATGAAGGCATCAGCCTTAGAGGAGACATAAATGTTTGTATAGTTGGAGATCCTAGCTGTGCAAAGTCTCAATTTCTCAA GTATACTTCAAGCATTGTTCCAAGATCTGTGTATACATCTGGTAAATCATCATCTGCTGCTGGTTTGACTGCAACTGTTGCCAAGGAACCAGAAACTGGAGAGTTTTGTATTGAG GCTGGTGCTTTGATGCTTGCTGACAATGGCATTTGCTGCATTGATGAATTTGACAAGATGGACATAAGAGATCAG GTTGCAATTCATGAGGCAATGGAACAACAAACTATTAGTATCACTAAAGCAGGAATACAAGCAACACTCAATGCTCGTACTTCCATTCTTGCTGCTGCCAACCCCGCTGGAGGACGGTATGATAAGTCTAAGCCGCTGAAG TACAATGTGGCTCTTCCACCGGCTATACTTTCAAGGTTTGATCTTGTATACATTATGATTGATGACCCGGACGATAATACAGATTACCACATAGCTTCTCACATTGTGCGGGTTCATCAAAAGCGTGAAGATGCTCTTGCTCCAACATTCACTACAGCAGAACTGAAGCGTTATATAGCCTATGCAAAGACTCTTAAACCAAAG CTAACGTCAGATGCAAGAAAACTACTGGTAGACTCTTATGTTGCTCTCCGTAGGGCTGATACAAATCCTGGCAGTAGGGTTGCATATCGTATGACAGTTAGGCAGTTGGAGGCTTTAATCAGGCTGTCGGAGGCCATTGCACGGTGTCATTTGGATAATCAG GTACAACCTCGTCATGTTCGTTTAGCAGTAAAACTGCTGCAAACATCTATAATAAG AGTGGAGTCCAGTGAGATTGATCTATCTGAGTTTCAAGATCAAGATAGGGAGGAAGAAGCAGGCAGTGGTGAtggaaataataataataatgatgcTGATGGAACCAATGGTGATAATG AAAAAGCAGCTGATGAATCTAACCCCCAAAGAAAGAAATCAACTGTAACTGATGAATACTTTCAGAGGATTACCAGGGCCCTTGTCACACGTCTCAGACAACATGAGGAGACTGTGGTGGAACAAG GAAGTGACTTGGCTGGGATGAGGCAACGAGATTTGATTAAATGGTATGTAGACCAGCAGAATGAGAAAAATAACTACAGTTCCATAGAGGAGGCGAAAACTGAAGTTTCCCAAATTAAAGCAATTATAGAG ATTTTAATTCGAAGAGAGGGGCATTTGATAGTAGTAGATGATGGGAGACAAGCAGCAGCAGAGGCTGCTGGTGCAGAACAAACCGAGTCTGCGGCTAGAAATGATAGAATTTTGGCTGTAGCTCCTCATTATGTTGTTGACTGA